One Geothermobacter hydrogeniphilus genomic window, AGATGATTGTCAAGTCGGCAGAGCGTGCCGCCGACCTGACCTCGCAGATGCTCGCCTACTCCGGCAAGGGACGCTTCGTGGTGGAAACCATCGACCTCAATGAGCTGGTCGAAGAGATGGCCCACCTGCTGCAGACCGTGATCTCCAAGACCGCTCTGCTGAGACTCAACCTCGCCCAGATCCCGGTGTTGACTGAGGCCGATCCGACCCAGCTGCGACAGGTGATCATGAACCTGATCACCAACGCCTCGGATGCCATCGGCAAGCGCAGCGGTGTGATTTCCATCACCACCGGGGTGATGGACGCCGACGCCGAGTACCTGGCGGGTTCCTATCTCGATGACAATCTGCAACCCGGACCGTTCACCTTCGTCGAGGTCTCCGACAGCGGCGCCGGCATGGACGAGGAAACCCGAAGGCGCATCTTCGATCCCTTTTTCACCACCAAGTTTGCCGGTCGCGGACTTGGTCTGGCCGCCGTCCTCGGCATCGTCCGCAGCCATCACGGGGCGATCCGTATCTACAGTGAACCGGGCAAGGGGACCAGCTTCAAGATCCTGCTGCCCTGCTGCACGTCCTCCGTCCGGCATCCGGAAACAAGCCGGACAGCGACCCTGCCCACCGGTCTGGCGGAACGTTGTGGAGCCATCCTGATTGTCGATGATGACGAGACGGTCCGCTCTGTCGGCCGGATGATGCTCGAAGAGTACGGCTTCAAGGTCCATCTGGCCGAAGACGGTCGAGAAGGGGTCGACCTGCTGCGTCGCAACCCGGACCAGATCGGCCTGGTGCTGCTCGACCTGACCATGCCCCATATCGACGGCGAAGAAGCCTACCGGCAGATGCGGACCATCAAACCCGATATCCGGGTTATCCTTTCCAGCGGCTACAACGAACAAGACGCCACCGACCTGATGGCCGGCAAGGGGCTGGCCGGGTTCCTGCACAAACCCTACCGCAGCGAAGACCTGTTGACCAAGGTGATCGAAACGCTGCAGATCTGACAGAACCCCTCCGGCCAACGAACGGGAACGGGGTCTCCTTCAAGGGGCCAGGTCCAGGTCGAACTCCGCCCAGCACGGGCAATGATCCGACGGCTTCTCCATGCCGCGGATTTCATAGTCGATGCCGGCTCCGGTCAGCTTTTCGGCCAGGGGCGCCGTTACCAGCAGCTGGTCGATGCGCAGACCGCGTTTCGGATCGCGATCGAAGCCGCGCGAGCGGTAATCGAACCAGCTGAAGCGATCGTCGATGTCGGGATGCAGCTGCCGGTAACTGTCAACCAGTCCCCAGCCGCGCAGCTGCTCGTGCCACTGCCGCTCTTCAGGCAGAAAGGAACACTTGCCGGTCCGCAGCCAGCGTTTCGCATTATCCGAACCGATGCCGATGTCGCTGTCGAATGGCGCGACGTTCATGTCGCCCAGCACCACCAGCGGTCCGGCAGGGTCACATGCCTGATCGAGAAAAGCCTGCAGGTTGACGTAGAAGTCCCGCTTGGCAGGAAACTTGGTCGGATGTTCGCGGCTCTCCCCCTGGGGGAAGTAACCGTTGATCACCCGCAGCATGCGGCCGTCGGCAAGAGCAAAATCACCCATCACGCAGCGCCGCTGGGCATCATCGTCTTCACCGGGGAACCCCTTGCGGGGATTCTTCGCCTCCTGTTTCGAGAGCAGCGCCACCCCGTAATGGCTCTTCTGACCGTGAAAGACGACCCGGTAACCGAGGTCATGGATGGCATCGACGGGAAACTCGACATCCCGCACCTTGGTCTCCTGCAGGCCGATGATATCGGGCGCGTGACTCTCCACCAGCGCCGCCAACTGGTGCAGCCGGGCGCGGATGCCGTTGACATTGAAGGATACGATTTTCATGGGAATCCTTTGGACTCAGGCGCCTGACTTCAGGCACCGTGGACAAAAGGGGGGCAGGCACCTGCGGAGCCAGTCCCCCCTCACATCTCACATCTCACGAGGCCTGCCCCAGTTCCTCGAGGAAATCGGCACCGAAGCGTTCCAGCTTGGTCAGGCCGACACCGTTGATCTGCAGCAGCTCCTGGGCGGTCTGCGGCACCACGGCGGCCATTTCCGCCAGGGTGGCGTCGGAGAAGACCATGTAGGGAGGGATCCCCTGCCCGTCCGCGATCTGCTTGCGGCGAGCGCGCAAACGTTCGAACAACGCCTGATCGTAGTCGCCGACCGGGCCGCGGCTCTTCTTCGGCTTCTTCACCGCCTTGACCCGCAGTCGCGGAACCGGCAGCTCGAGGGTCTCTTCTCCGCGCAGCAGCGGCCGGGCCTGCTCGGTCAATTTCAAGACTGAGTAGTTCTCGATATCCTGGCGGAGATAACCGCGATGGATCAGCTGCCGCAGCAGGCTGCTCCAGTGATCGCTGCTCTTGTCAGCGCCGATCCCCCAGGTCGAGAGCTGCTGATGATTGTTGCGCCGCACCCGCTCGTTGTCGGCACCGCGCAGCACCTCGACGACGTAGCCGACACCGAAGCGCTGCCCGACCCGGTAGACGCAGGAGAGCGCCTTGCGGGCGTCCTCGGTGGCATCAAAAGTTTCCGGCGGATCGAGACATGTGTCGCAGTTGCCGCAATCCTCCTTGAGCCCTTCGCCGAAATATCCCAGCAGGGTCCGCCGCCGGCAACCGCGTTCCTCGCCGTAGCCAACCATGGCGTTGAGCTTGTGCAGCTCGATGCGGATCTGTTCTTCATTCTCCGACTTTTCGATCAGGCCGCGCACCAGGGCGATGTCGCCATAACCGAACAGCAGCAGCGCCTCAGAAGGGAGCCCGTCGCGTCCGGCACGACCGGTTTCCTGGTAGTAGCTTTCAAGATTCTTCGGCAGATCGTAATGGACCACGAAGCGCACGTTCGGCTTGTCGATGCCCATGCCGAAGGCGACCGTGGCGACGACGATATCGAGATCGTCGCGCAGGAACGCTTCCTGGGTGGTGTGACGCAGCTCGTCCGG contains:
- the xthA gene encoding exodeoxyribonuclease III; protein product: MKIVSFNVNGIRARLHQLAALVESHAPDIIGLQETKVRDVEFPVDAIHDLGYRVVFHGQKSHYGVALLSKQEAKNPRKGFPGEDDDAQRRCVMGDFALADGRMLRVINGYFPQGESREHPTKFPAKRDFYVNLQAFLDQACDPAGPLVVLGDMNVAPFDSDIGIGSDNAKRWLRTGKCSFLPEERQWHEQLRGWGLVDSYRQLHPDIDDRFSWFDYRSRGFDRDPKRGLRIDQLLVTAPLAEKLTGAGIDYEIRGMEKPSDHCPCWAEFDLDLAP
- the recQ gene encoding DNA helicase RecQ, whose amino-acid sequence is MMRETEDVRCEMEGTEGTGSVGACPPPADPDPLLQTLDKVFGFRDFRPGQEGIVRALSAGRDVFVLMPTGGGKSLCFQLPALTREGTAIVVSPLIALMKDQVDSLCQLGVAAACYHSALGAAESRQILARMHGGELDLLYVAPERLLSDGFLARLAEIDIALIAIDEAHCISQWGHDFRPEYLQLPQLRQHFPGVPLAALTATADPQTRRDIVERLGLQQAYTHVASFDRPNIRYTVVEKSRPFEQLQRFLNRHPNESGIVYALSRKRTEEIAGKLCAAGLRAAPYHAGLPDELRHTTQEAFLRDDLDIVVATVAFGMGIDKPNVRFVVHYDLPKNLESYYQETGRAGRDGLPSEALLLFGYGDIALVRGLIEKSENEEQIRIELHKLNAMVGYGEERGCRRRTLLGYFGEGLKEDCGNCDTCLDPPETFDATEDARKALSCVYRVGQRFGVGYVVEVLRGADNERVRRNNHQQLSTWGIGADKSSDHWSSLLRQLIHRGYLRQDIENYSVLKLTEQARPLLRGEETLELPVPRLRVKAVKKPKKSRGPVGDYDQALFERLRARRKQIADGQGIPPYMVFSDATLAEMAAVVPQTAQELLQINGVGLTKLERFGADFLEELGQAS